One genomic segment of Xyrauchen texanus isolate HMW12.3.18 chromosome 5, RBS_HiC_50CHRs, whole genome shotgun sequence includes these proteins:
- the LOC127643940 gene encoding TAF5-like RNA polymerase II p300/CBP-associated factor-associated factor 65 kDa subunit 5L, protein MKRVRTEQIQHAVNQYLKKRQYIDTDGSLKGAKLSQSAEEMAASLTVQNESSCANVVSAAPCQSDPQQYETQFYRLRSFLQDAEAPLVKEVRGVLFPLFLYLHLDMARCGLKGAVDTFYSRFHSLFQQDPEQKAIVDLLRGAVTLQDVTSNPKLCSLLDHKYVVHLTDQAYSYLLRYLQSDDNSAICWVLSTHIQVEVTAARQTDYQLYGAGLGTGNANSTSSSSTTWTAVDGSDGAEPVEVTAGLPQNEAALETLQDCIKRVREGPPSLTTICFYAFQHTDQLLNTAEVSADSRLLAAGFDNSAVKLWSLRARKLKAGPHRVDVSKIRLACDVLEEEADDEDASGNEIKTLRAHSGPVYRTAFLADGSGLLSCSEDSTVRFWDLNCFTNTVLYRGHTYPVWDVDVSPCSLYFSTASHDRTARLWSFARTYPLRLYAGHLSDVDCVKFHPNSNYIATGSTDKTVRLWSTQQGASVRLFTGHRGPVLSLAFSPNGKYLASAGEDQRLKLWDLASGALFKDLRGHTDSITSLSFSQDSSLVASASMDNSVRVWDIRNAHGTAQADGSSSELIGQYTGNTSNILNVQFMGCNLLLVTGTALEKQEQ, encoded by the exons ATGAAGCGAGTCAGGACAGAACAGATCCAGCACGCAGTGAATCAGTACCTGAAGAAGAGGCAGTACATAGATACAGATGGGTCTCTGAAGGGCGCCAAACTATCCCAGTCTGCGGAGGAGATGGCTGCCAGTCTCACAG TACAGAATGAGTCCAGCTGTGCAAATGTGGTGTCAGCGGCCCCCTGCCAGTCAGACCCTCAGCAGTATGAGACCCAGTTCTATAGACTGCGCTCCTTCCTGCAGG ATGCAGAGGCGCCATTGGTAAAGGAGGTAAGAGGCGTGTTGTTTCCACTCTTCCTCTACTTGCACTTGGACATGGCGCGCTGTGGCCTGAAGGGGGCAGTAGACACATTCTACAGTCGCTTCCACTCGCTCTTCCAGCAGGACCCTGAGCAGAAAGCCATTGTGGATCTGCTGCGAGGTGCCGTCACATTGCAG gATGTGACCTCGAACCCTAAACTCTGCTCCCTTCTGGATCATAAGTATGTGGTTCACCTGACAGATCAAGCGTACAGCTACCTGCTGCGTTACCTGCAGAGTGATGACAACAGCGCTATCTGTTGGGTGCTCAGCACACATATACAG gTGGAGGTGACCGCAGCACGTCAAACCGACTACCAGCTGTATGGGGCGGGGCTTGGAACAGGAAATGCAAACTCCACTTCCTCTTCCTCCACTACCTGGACTGCAGTTGATGGGTCTGATGGGGCGGAACCTGTTGAAGTCACGGCGGGGTTACCTCAGAACGAGGCTGCATTGGAAACGTTGCAGGACTGCATCAAGCGTGTTCGCGAGGGACCGCCATCTCTCACCACCATCTGCTTCTACGCGTTCCAGCACACGGATCAGTTGCTGAACACCGCCGAGGTGTCGGCGGACAGCCGATTGTTGGCAGCAGGCTTTGATAACTCTGCCGTGAAGCTGTGGAGTTTACGGGCACGGAAGTTAAAGGCGGGGCCTCACAGGGTCGATGTGTCGAAAATAAGACTTGCCTGTGACGTCCTGGAGGAGGAA GCAGATGATGAGGATGCCTCTGGCAATGAGATCAAGACCCTGCGCGCTCACAGTGGTCCTGTGTACCGCACAGCATTCCTGGCGGATGGCTCCGGTCTGCTGTCATGTTCGGAGGACTCCACCGTCCGCTTCTGGGACCTGAACTGCTTCACCAACACCGTCCTGTACCGTGGTCACACCTACCCCGTCTGGGACGTGGACGTCAGTCCCTGCAGCCTGTACTTCTCGACGGCGTCTCACGACCGCACCGCCCGCCTCTGGAGCTTTGCCCGCACATACCCGCTCCGTCTCTATGCCGGCCACCTCTCCGACGTGGACTGCGTCAAATTCCACCCCAACTCCAACTACATAGCGACGGGCTCTACTGATAAAACCGTGCGACTGTGGAGCACGCAGCAGGGGGCGTCTGTGAGGCTGTTTACTGGGCACCGTGGCCCCGTGCTCTCGCTCGCCTTCTCGCCCAACGGAAAGTACCTGGCATCTGCCGGAGAGGACCAGAGACTGAAGCTGTGGGACCTGGCGTCTGGTGCTCTGTTTAAAGACCTCCGTGGTCACACCGACAGCATCACCAGCCTCTCTTTCAGCCAGGACAGCAGTCTGGTGGCTTCTGCCTCCATGGATAACTCTGTGCGCGTGTGGGACATACGAAACGCTCACGGCACCGCCCAGGCCGATGGCTCCAGCAGCGAGCTGATTGGACAGTACACGGGCAACACTAGTAATATACTAAACGTTCAGTTCATGGGCTGCAACCTGCTGCTAGTGACGGGAACTGCGCTAGAAAAACAAGAAcagtga